In Halichondria panicea chromosome 13, odHalPani1.1, whole genome shotgun sequence, one genomic interval encodes:
- the LOC135345910 gene encoding calcium/calmodulin-dependent protein kinase type 1-like, which produces MPFGMSKHDSRVTAKYTLKEELGKGAFSIVYKAREKSSSKEYAIKVIRKDALKGKEEALQMEIDVLRKVKHTNIVYLMEVFDSKSKLYLVMELVTGGELFDRIIAKGSYTESDASSLIGQVLDAIDYLHSQGIVHRDLKPENLLYYSPDDDSKIMISDFGLSKMADDSDIDQLGTACGTPGYVAPEVLRRRPYGKAVDCWSIGVIAYILLCGYPPFYHENDAELFQQIMRGDYEFDSPYWDDISSSAKDFIKHLMEIDAQNRYTCRQAIEHPWISGGVAPTKNIHGSVSEQIKKNAAKLKWKKVAIAARAIQMMQLGPKSTEEAAAP; this is translated from the exons AACACGACAGCAGAGTCACTGCCAAGTACACCCTTAAAGAAGAGCTGGGAAA GGGCGCCTTCTCAATAGTGTACAAGGCTagagagaagtccagcagcaagGAATATGCTATCAAGGTCATTCGTAAGGATGCTCTCAAGGGGAAGGAGGAGGCACTACAAATGGAGATCGATGTACTGCGAAA AGtaaaacacacaaacattGTGTATCTGATGGAGGTCTTTGACAGCAAGTCGAAACTTTATCTGGTCATGGAATT AGTGACTGGTGGAGAGTTGTTTGACAGAATCATTGCCAAGGGGAGCTATACTGAGAGTGATGCTAGCAGCCTGATTGGACAGGTCCTGGACGCTATAGACTACCTCCACTCCCAGGGCATTGTGCACAGGGACCTCAAGCCTGAGAACCTACTCTATTACAG CCCTGATGATGACTCCAAGATAATGATCAGTGACTTTGGTCTCTCCAAGATGGCAGATGACAGTGACATTGACCAGCTGGGCACGGCGTGTGGCACTCCAGGCTATGTGGCACCAGAAGTGCTTCGTAGGAGGCCCTACGGAAAGGCTGTCGACTGCTGGTCTATCGGTGTCATTGCTTACATCTT ATTGTGTGGGTACCCTCCATTCTATCACGAGAATGATGCGGAGCTGTTTCAGCAGATCATGAGAGGCGACTACGAGTTTGACTCTCCTTACTGGGACGATATCTCCTCCTCAGCTAAAGATTTCATCAAGCATCTTATGGAGATTGACGCTCAGAATAGATACACTTGTCGCCAAGCCATTGAGCACCCTTG GATATCTGGTGGTGTTGCTCCCACAAAGAATATCCATGGATCTGTTAGTGAGCAAATTAAGAAGAATGCAGCCAAACTCAAATGGAAG AAAGTTGCAATTGCTGCTCGTGCCATTCAGATGATGCAGCTGGGTCCCAAATCCACAGAGGAAGCCGCCGCCCCCTAG